A window from Lytechinus pictus isolate F3 Inbred chromosome 9, Lp3.0, whole genome shotgun sequence encodes these proteins:
- the LOC135155515 gene encoding uncharacterized protein LOC135155515, with protein MTAAMERNCDILNELDKEHGEQNDFENQLNSSKDGPGSPELTIPAEQTKLDAVRRVSTGMYLTASEALGYGMGSVKRAASGIGAGITRAGQNVADKMQKSPKIPKAMRKRAEVDDLSMNMISDDSDDGLDDDEMLMMPKKSSKEALVRKKRMDSKKKESKQTW; from the exons AACGAATTGGATAAAGAGCATGGTGAACAGAATGACTTCGAAAACCAATTAAACAGCTCTAAAGATGGGCCAGGATCACCAG agTTGACGATACCGGCCGAGCAGACCAAACTAGACGCCGTCCGTCGAGTCTCGACAGGAATGTACCTCACAGCTTCGGAGGCTCTCGGTTACGGCATGGGCAGCGTTAAGCGTGCTGCATCAGGCATCGGCGCAGGAATCACCAGGGCGGGACAGAACGTCGCCGACAAGATGCAGAAGTCTCCGAAGATTCCGAAGGCGATGAGGAAGCGAGCCGAGGTCGACGACCTCAGCATGAATATGATTTCCGACGACAGCGATGACGGTCTCGACGATGATGAGATGCTGATGATGCCGAAGAAGAGCTCCAAGGAAGCACTGGTGAGAAAGAAACGCATGGACAGCAAGAAGAAAGAGAGTAAGCAGACATGGTAG